A window from Heliangelus exortis chromosome 17, bHelExo1.hap1, whole genome shotgun sequence encodes these proteins:
- the B9D1 gene encoding B9 domain-containing protein 1 yields MATGRAAPGAMAATEGPSVFLVSVTGQIESGQFPGYDDLYCKFCFVYGPDWVPTAGLEEGISQITSTSEVAPTTLVWNFPIDITFKSTNPSGWPQIVVSVYGPDFFGNDVVRGYGAVHVPFVPGRHTRTLPMFVPESTSRLQRFTSWFTGRRPEFTDPRVVAQGEGREVTRVRSQGFVTISFNVVTKDMKKLGYDVSPSDVQNPSMVPLAERFHRY; encoded by the exons ATGGCAACGGGAAGGGCCGCGCCCGGCGCCATGGCGGCCACCGAGGGTCCCAGCGTTTTCCTGGTATCCGTCACCGGGCAGATCGAGAGCGGGCAG TTCCCCGGCTATGATGATCTCTACTGCAAGTTCTGCTTCGTCTACGGCCCAGACTGGGTTCCCACCGCG GGCCTGGAGGAAGGCATCTCCCAGATCACCTCCACCAGCGAGGTGGCACCCACCACCCTGGTCTGGAACTTCCCCATCGACATTACCTTCAAGAGCACCAACCCCTCGGGCT GGCCACAGATCGTGGTGAGTGTCTACGGACCTGACTTCTTTGGAAACGACGTGGTCAGAGGTTATGGAGCTGTTCATGTCCCCTTCGTACCTGGGAG GCATACCAGGACCCTCCCTATGTTTGTTCCAGAGTCCACATCGAGGCTGCAGAGGTTTACAAG CTGGTTCACAGGGAGACGTCCAGAATTTACTGACCCCAGAGTGGTAGCacagggagaaggcagagagg tAACAAGGGTGAGATCTCAAGGCTTTGTCACCATTTCCTTCAACGTAGTGACCAAAGATATGAAGAAATTGGGCTATGATGTGAGCCCAAGTGATGTGCAGAACCCTTCCATGGTGCCTCTTGCAGAAAGGTTTCATAGGTACTGA